From the Wolbachia endosymbiont of Encarsia formosa genome, the window TACGTATGCTTTGTAAATCTACACTTTGCCACCCTTCTGTTAAGCTTTGCCTCCCTTCCATTACGTTTTGTCGCTCTTTTATTTCTTTTATTTCGTTATCGAATTTTGACATTAGATATTTAGCATAACCAAATGTTAATGATGTTGATGCAGATACAGCTATTGCTGTCATAAGAGATGTTAATGTACCTTCCATTGTCTCGGTCATAAAAAGCATTGCTGATACAGTATTACCTAACGCGGCAACTAAACCACCAACAATTATACTATCTTTAACTATCTTATCTTTCAAAAACCTTTTTATATCCTCTACTGTATCTTCTTGGCGATTTATAATGGCATAATATAAAGGAGTTTTCTGCAAACTATCTTTTTCATAAACATTTGCACCTTGAGATAATATAGCATTTACTATCTCTACATAGCCATCTGTAGCAGCATAATGCAAATGTGTCTGACCACTTCTATCTTTCACATGAACACTTGCGCCTTCAGCTAACAGAGCATCTACTACCTCTACATGATTACTTAAAGTAGTATAATGCAAAGGAGTACTACTATTTTCATCTTTTACATTAATATCTGCACCTCTTTTTAGTAGAACATTTACTACATCTATGAATTTATATATAGTAGCATAATGCAAAGGAGTCCGACCACTTCTATCTTTTACATTAACACCCGCACTTCTATCCAGTAGAGCATTTACTACATCTACACATCGACTATAAACGTCATGATGCAAGGCAGTCTCTCTATTTTCATCTTCTACATGAACATCCGCATGGCTACCTAATAAAACATTTACCAAATCCTTACAGCCACCTGCTGCAGATGCAATTAACAATGTAAATTTAGCATCAGGATTACTTTGGGTAAATATATGATTTACATAAAAATTTTTACTTTCCCACTCTTGATACGCTATCGTAGCTTCCCTTTGTAATACCTCTTTTATTTTATTAATTACGTTATCTTTATTTACACTTGCATCTTTATCAATTGCACTTAATATTTTTTTCAGATTTTCAAAATCCATCTTTACCTCCTATAACTTTACGTTGCAGTTACTACACAATTACAAACAAAAGTAAACACATTTTTGGAAATTATTTAGAAAAATAATCCATTGAAAAAGTCAGTAATTTACAATAAATAACTGATACATTTAATTGGAATAAATATGTGATGTAACTATAGTCATTATAAACAACAACAGAAAAAACACGGAAGTAAAAAATTTATGTTGACTGTACAATATCGATTTCTAATATAATCCAGAAATAAAAAAATGTCGGTGCTGAAGTTATATATCTGCCTCCATATTCTCCAGATTTTAACAAAATTGAGCATAATTGGTTTGCTATAAAAAATTGAGCCATAAAGAATATCCAGCTATTCGAACTATTAGAAAAAGAGCTATAATTATAGACCCAGCATACACTATAACTGGATTTTTTGAGAGGAATTTGTAAAGATTACACTAAACCTTTACTAAAAATGAAACGCTGTACCTTAAAGCTGATTTTCATACAGTTCTTGCAAGCGATAGCACTCTTACTTCTCTTGCACCAGAGTTTAAAATTTCCTGAGAGCAAGACTTTGCAGTTGCGCCAGTTGTTACTACATCATCAACCAATATCACGATTTTGTTTTTGATGATTTCGCTGTTGCTTATTTTAAAAGCCTTTTTTAAATTTTTTTCACGCCGTTTAAGTGAAAGACCAGCTTGAGGTACAGTGTGACGAATACGTTTTATTGCAAATGGTGTATAAGATAAATTAGATAACTTACTTAATTCTTTCGCGAGCAATGCTGCTTGATTATATTTACGTTTAAATAAGCGTATTTTATGTAGCGGTATGGGAATTATGACCTCTGCATTTTGAAATATGTCTTTGTTAGTTGTGTACATCCACTTTGCATAGACTTTCACATAATTTAAATTATCAAAAAATTTAAAATTTATAATCATATTTTTGCTATGTTCATCATAAGCAAAAACTGATCTTAATACTTTAAATGGTGAAGGGTTACTGATGCATTTACCACATGTATCAATGTTATCTGTAATTACTACACCACAAACATTACAGTAATGCTTAGTTAAAAAATTGATTTTTTTATTGCATTCACTACATAAATCATAACTTTTATCAATTATACGTTCACAACTTACGCATACGTTTGGAAATATGAGATCTGTAGCTTTTTTTAATAAGATAAGATTCATGAATTAAATATGTTAGGTATACCTTTTAAAATGCTCCTCATAACCTAATTATTAAGAAATAGTCGATACTTGATCCAATAAATATGTTTTAAGATACTTGCCTGTAACGCTTTTTGGAGTCTGTGCAACTTTTTCTGGAGTTCCTACAGCAACCACTTCGCCACCTTTTACTCCACCCTCTGGACCAATATCTATTATGTAATCAGCAGTTTTTATAACATGTAAATTGTGCTCAATAACTATAACAGTATTTCCTAAATCAACTAGCCTATGGAGTATTTTCAGTAAATTATTTACATCTTCAAAATGTAACCCAGTTGTTGGCTCATCGAGAATATACAATGTTTTCCCGGTAAATCGCTTTGATAGTTCCTTAGACAGCTTTATTCGTTGTGCTTCACCCCCGGACAACGTTGTTGACGACTGTCCAAGCGTTATATAGCCAAGCCCTACTTCCTGTAAAGAAATCAACTTTTCCTTTATCATTGGAAGATTTTCAAAAAAGTCACATGCTTGATCTATTGTCATATCAAGCACATCAGAAATTGATTTTCCCTTGTAAGTAACTTCCAATGTTTCTCGGTTATACCTCTGTCCTCTACATTGCTCACATTTCACATAAACGTCCGGTAGGAAATTCATCTCGATCTTTAAATGCCCATCACCTTTACAAGCTTCACATCTTCCTCCCTTGGTATTAAATGAAAATCGGCCTATATTGTAACCTCGTGCCTTCGACTCTGGGAGACCTGCAAACCAATTTCTGATGTGAGTAAACATACCAACATATGTTGCTGGATTTGATGCTGGGGTCCTACCAATTGGCGATTGATCAACTTCTATAATTTTATCTATATACTCAAGGCCTTCTATTTTGTCGCATTGACCATGCCTTGCAGATGAATGATTTATCTTGTGTGCTGAGTATTTATATAATGTTTCTATCACTAAACTTGATTTCCCTCCTCCTGATATTCCAGTAACACAAATAAAATTCCCTATAGGAAATTCAACATTTATATTTTTTAAGTTGTTCTCACAAGCATTAACTACCTTTATGAACTGAGTTGTTTGCTTTCTTCTTTTTGAAATTGAAATTTCCTTCTTTCCACTTAAATACTGTCCTGTTATGCTTTCTGAATTTTTTTGTACCTGATCTGGTGTTCCTTCTGCAACGATTTTTCCTCCATTCACACCAGCTCCAGGACCAATATCAATCACATAATCAGCAGCCATTATTGTGTCTTCATCATGTTCAACAACAATCACAGTATTACCCATGTCTCTCAGATTTTTAAGTGTGGTAATTAATCGATCATTATCACATTGATGAAGGCCAATTGAGGGCTCATCAAGCACGTATAGCACCCCTGTTAAACCAGAGCCAATTTGCGAAGCAAGCCTGATCCTCTGGCTTTCACCACCAGAGAGAGTGCTAGATTCACGGTCAAGTGTAAGGTAATTTAGCCCTACATTCTTTAAAAATGTCAGCCTTTTGATTATTTCGT encodes:
- a CDS encoding ComF family protein, whose protein sequence is MNLILLKKATDLIFPNVCVSCERIIDKSYDLCSECNKKINFLTKHYCNVCGVVITDNIDTCGKCISNPSPFKVLRSVFAYDEHSKNMIINFKFFDNLNYVKVYAKWMYTTNKDIFQNAEVIIPIPLHKIRLFKRKYNQAALLAKELSKLSNLSYTPFAIKRIRHTVPQAGLSLKRREKNLKKAFKISNSEIIKNKIVILVDDVVTTGATAKSCSQEILNSGAREVRVLSLARTV
- a CDS encoding ankyrin repeat domain-containing protein — translated: MDFENLKKILSAIDKDASVNKDNVINKIKEVLQREATIAYQEWESKNFYVNHIFTQSNPDAKFTLLIASAAGGCKDLVNVLLGSHADVHVEDENRETALHHDVYSRCVDVVNALLDRSAGVNVKDRSGRTPLHYATIYKFIDVVNVLLKRGADINVKDENSSTPLHYTTLSNHVEVVDALLAEGASVHVKDRSGQTHLHYAATDGYVEIVNAILSQGANVYEKDSLQKTPLYYAIINRQEDTVEDIKRFLKDKIVKDSIIVGGLVAALGNTVSAMLFMTETMEGTLTSLMTAIAVSASTSLTFGYAKYLMSKFDNEIKEIKERQNVMEGRQSLTEGWQSVDLQSIRIHNALS
- the uvrA gene encoding excinuclease ABC subunit UvrA — translated: MIRVKGAREHNLQGIDVNIPKNKLVVITGLSGSGKSSLAFDTIYAEGQRRYVESLSAYARQFLNIQDKPDFESITGLSPAISINQKSISKNPRSTVGTVTEIYDYVRLIYARVGIPYSPVTGLPITKQAVSQIVDTIIALPLETKIYILAPIVRGRKGEHFKEILEIKKQGYVRLKIDGETYNIDDLPKLDKNKKHDIFVIADRISMSDDIGNRLPGSIESALRLGHGLMYAEIVNLPDNHNSEYKNGQTLTFSENFACPESGFTLEEIEPRLFSFNSTYGACSSCSGLGKKLSVDAKLIVPDETLSISEGALKPIGSIFRQVHTNYGLLKNAILSLAENCKFSLDVPWNNIDQKVKDLILFGSREMKFQGLVSILERQMDYDASLIDRYCSVTDCKECAGYRLRKEAITVKIDEKHIGEISRLSIDESLKWFGNLSDKLTEQQRQISNKILNEIIKRLTFLKNVGLNYLTLDRESSTLSGGESQRIRLASQIGSGLTGVLYVLDEPSIGLHQCDNDRLITTLKNLRDMGNTVIVVEHDEDTIMAADYVIDIGPGAGVNGGKIVAEGTPDQVQKNSESITGQYLSGKKEISISKRRKQTTQFIKVVNACENNLKNINVEFPIGNFICVTGISGGGKSSLVIETLYKYSAHKINHSSARHGQCDKIEGLEYIDKIIEVDQSPIGRTPASNPATYVGMFTHIRNWFAGLPESKARGYNIGRFSFNTKGGRCEACKGDGHLKIEMNFLPDVYVKCEQCRGQRYNRETLEVTYKGKSISDVLDMTIDQACDFFENLPMIKEKLISLQEVGLGYITLGQSSTTLSGGEAQRIKLSKELSKRFTGKTLYILDEPTTGLHFEDVNNLLKILHRLVDLGNTVIVIEHNLHVIKTADYIIDIGPEGGVKGGEVVAVGTPEKVAQTPKSVTGKYLKTYLLDQVSTIS